AAAACCGGCCTTGCCTCGTTGACCCTGATCGCCGGCAAGCCGGCTCCTACAGGGCATGAGTCACTCCCTAAGCGCCGTTCCCGAACCGCCCCTGCACCAAAAAAAACGGACACTACATTCCTGGAAGGGGTAAAGGGTGTTCTCAGACAGCTTCTTATTCTTTGAGCGTACCGAAGACGAACTTGCCGAGAAGCTCTTCGATGTCGAGAGGCGGCACGGTGTCCATGATCCTCCCACCCGGCTCGATGTAGCGGTCGGATCCTCCCGGGGTGATGGAAATGTACTTGTCGCCGATAATCCCCATGGTCTTGACGCTGGCGATGACGTCCTCTTCGAGCCTCACGCCTTCCTGAATCCGAAGCGTCACCACGGCTTCGCCCTGTTCGAGACGGATCTTGTCCACCTCGCCGATGTTCACTCCAGCCATGGTGACGCCGGCCTTTTCCTTCAGTCCCGAAACGCTGGCGAAGCGGGCGGTGACCGTGTAGCCCCACCCCCCGAACAGCTGCACATCGCCGAGATTCAGCGACAGGTAGGCAAGGCAGACCAGTCCGAACAGCACGAAGACTCCGACGCCCAGTTCGAGTCCTTTCCTTTCCATCTTCCGCCTTTCTTTCCGTGTGAACGGTCTCCGGCTACGATCGCCTGCTCCTGCACCCTGCGATCGGATAACTCACGCCGAAGGCTGAATCCGCTGCGAGCTTCGGCCGTCCGCCGCCTGGAAGTCGCCGCGATCCACCCTTTCAAAGCAGCAGGGACGTCGCAACGTAGTCGCTCACCAGGATAGCCACCGACGATACCACCACCGCGTCGGTCGTGGCCCGGCTCACGTCTTCCGGACCGAAAACTCCCCGGTCGACCCCCGCGTAATAGCCCTTGTAGGTACAGATCCAGATCAGGAGTGCCGCGAAAACCAGCGACTTGACGATCCCCATATAAACATCGAACCATTCCACACTGGTCTGCATACTGTCGAGATAGGCTCCCGGGTTGACGCCCAGCAACTCCACCCCCACCAGATAGCCGCCGAAGATTCCCACTACGTCGAAGACGGCGGTCAGAAGCGGAACGGCGATGAGGGAAGCCACAAGCCGGGGGGCGATGAGGTAGCTGTGAGGATCGATGGCCATGCATTCCAGGGCGTCGATCTGTTCCTCGATCCTCATAATGCCGATTTCCGCGCAAATCGCCGAACCCGCCCGGCCGGTGACCATGAGCGCCGAAAGCACCGGTCCCAGCTCCCGGATGAGGCTCAGGGCCACGGCCGCCCCGAGAACCCCTTCGGAGCCGACTCTCGAGAGCGAGTAATAGCCTTGCAGCCCAAGGACCATGCCGGAAAAAGCGGCGGTAAAGCCGATCACGAAAAGCGACTTAGTGCCGATGAAATAGACGTCTTTGACCACGAACCGCCACTTCCCCGGCGGCCGGAACACGCCCTCGACGGTGTTGACCAGAAACAGGAACGCCCGTCCCAATCCGGAGATCTGGTTCAAGGTGGTCCGTCCGAGCGCCTGAATCCATCCGGTCATCGCCTGCCACCTTTACCGCCTCGCCTATCGCCCACGAGGCGGTTCACGTAGTTTTGCATGTCTTCTTCCTGAGGATCGGCCCGGCGCGAAAGGAACTGCGCCACCCGTTCGTCCGGGCACGACCGGATTTCCTCAGGCTTTCCCGCCGCAACCAAGCGCCCCCGATCCAGCACGATCAACTGGTCGGCAATCCGGAAGGCGCTCTCCAGTTCATGGGTCACCACGATGATGGTCATTCTCAGGGTCTCACGGAGTTCCAGGATAAGATCGTCCAGGCCGGCGCTGGTGATGGGATCCAACCCCGAGGAAAGTTCGTCCACGAAGAGGATGGCCGGATCCATGGCGAGAGCCCGGGCCAGGCCGGCCCGCTTCCGCATGCCGCCACTCAACTGGGACGGCATGTAGTCGGCAAAATCCATGAGCCCCACCTGGTGGAGCTTGATCTGGGCGATGATCCGGATGGTCTCGTCGGCGAGGCGCGTGTGGGCGCGAAGCGGAACGGCGATGTTTTCCGCCACGGAAAGAGAATTGAACAGCGCCCCCGA
This is a stretch of genomic DNA from Desulfoglaeba alkanexedens ALDC. It encodes these proteins:
- the mlaD gene encoding outer membrane lipid asymmetry maintenance protein MlaD translates to MERKGLELGVGVFVLFGLVCLAYLSLNLGDVQLFGGWGYTVTARFASVSGLKEKAGVTMAGVNIGEVDKIRLEQGEAVVTLRIQEGVRLEEDVIASVKTMGIIGDKYISITPGGSDRYIEPGGRIMDTVPPLDIEELLGKFVFGTLKE
- a CDS encoding ABC transporter ATP-binding protein, with the protein product MEKTECVHATGDDPAIEVVGLQSQYGSRRVLQDISFTIPRHRVTVIMGVSGCGKSTLLRHLVALKPTPHGRILVDGKSLAEFNEEELYRYRRQTGVLFQSGALFNSLSVAENIAVPLRAHTRLADETIRIIAQIKLHQVGLMDFADYMPSQLSGGMRKRAGLARALAMDPAILFVDELSSGLDPITSAGLDDLILELRETLRMTIIVVTHELESAFRIADQLIVLDRGRLVAAGKPEEIRSCPDERVAQFLSRRADPQEEDMQNYVNRLVGDRRGGKGGRR
- a CDS encoding MlaE family ABC transporter permease, coding for MTGWIQALGRTTLNQISGLGRAFLFLVNTVEGVFRPPGKWRFVVKDVYFIGTKSLFVIGFTAAFSGMVLGLQGYYSLSRVGSEGVLGAAVALSLIRELGPVLSALMVTGRAGSAICAEIGIMRIEEQIDALECMAIDPHSYLIAPRLVASLIAVPLLTAVFDVVGIFGGYLVGVELLGVNPGAYLDSMQTSVEWFDVYMGIVKSLVFAALLIWICTYKGYYAGVDRGVFGPEDVSRATTDAVVVSSVAILVSDYVATSLLL